Within Desulfobacter sp., the genomic segment AGCAGGGCATCATCGTAAAAGGGGAAATTTGTCACCCCGAAATTGTCGTGCCAGTGACGGATTTCCTTAAACACATGGGCCGGGGATCGCCGCCTAAGTTTCGGCTCCAGAAAGGAGGAGGCGCAGTATTCGCATGAAAAGGGGCAGCCCCGGGAGGTGAGGATGGGGGCATAGGCCAAATGGTCCTGCAGGTCCAGGGCCGGAAATGGCCAGTGGTCCAGGTCGCCGGGGTCGGGAATGCGGTCCATGGCAAATCCGGTAAATTCCAGAATCAGCTGGGCCAGTTCCGGTTCTCCGGGGCCGGTGATCACCCGGTCGGCCCCTGAAAATTCTTCGGCGTGGTCCCGGCACAGGCTGGCGTAAATGCCGCCCAGCACCACAGGCACGCCGGGCAGAAATTCTTTTACGGCGGCGATGGTTTCGGCAACCCCCGATGCCCAATAGGTCATCAGGGAGGTTACCATGACCAGGTCGGGCCTGTCCCCTGCGGCCAGGGTTTCAAGGTCGGCTTCAATCCATTCCTTGGGTGTGCCGTACCGGCTGAAGGTTTTGGTTTCCCCGGGCAGATGGGCCGCCATGGGGCCGGGCAGGTCAATGGGGGTCTTGTCAAAGGGGCCCCGGCCGTCCCGCTGGACTTTGGCCGGACGGGTCCGTTTGGGATGAAACCGGTTCATGCAGTCCAGATAGGAGACCCTCACCCCGTTCTGCCTGAGGATGGCCGCCATGGAGAGCAGCCCCAGGGGTTTGGCCCAGAAGTCAAAGGCGGCAAAGTCGTGGATCCAGGGATTGACGCAGAGAATATGGGGGGGATCAGTCTTCAAAATACTTCATGGAGGTCTTTTTCAATTCCTCCCGGGAAAAGAGCAGGGAATAGGTATCTTCTTTTATGGCGTTGGATATTTTTTCGACAATGGCGTAACACTCTTCTTCGGTGGCGCCGTGTACCATGGTGTAGAGGTTGTTGTCCCAGTCCGTCGCCGGATTGCGGCGGTAGCAGTGGGTGACTTCCCTGAAGGACGCCATGATGGGGCCGACCTCTTCCACCCGGTCCTCGGGGATCTTCCAGGCCACCATGGCATTGGCTTTATAGCCGGATTTCTGGTGCTTGAGGGTGGCGCCGAACCTGCGGATCATCTTCTTTTCATTGAGGTCCTTGAGGACCTTTAAGAATTCATCCTCCGTAATGCCGATCTGTTCGGCCATCTCCAGAAAGGGGCGCTTGGTTACGGGGATGTCGGTCTGCAGCAGGGCAATGATTTTTTTTTCCAGGTCTGTAAGGTCGGTCATATTCTATTTTGTTTTCCTGATTCCGTTGGAATTTATGTTTGAACGAATAATTCTGCCTGTTTGGGGGTGGGTTGTCAATATAAAATAAGGCCCGGGCATTGTGGCTCACCTGGCGGATGAATCCCCCAGGTTTTCTGGAGCCTTACCTGGCTGGGGGGCCTCATAAACAATACTATCGGTCCCCCACAGTCTGTTTATCCGGTGTTCGATCTGGGAAGAGAGGCCGCTGGTCCAGAATTCCATCATTCCATGGGCTTCGGATTCATTGTGACGGTTTGATTCATACAGGCGTCTTTTCAGCTCTTTAGCAACGGGTACGGCGGTATCAATTATATCCGCCCTGCCGCTGGATACCTTTTCAATGGCCTGTTTTAAAAACGAAAAATGGGTACACCCGAGAACAATTTGATCACACCCTTTCACCAGCAGGGGATGAATATATTTTGTTGCAATCCGCTCTGCTTTTTCACTGTTATGATTCAGGTGTTCAACCAGGTCCACAAATTCAGGGCAGGCCTGCACTTCGATTTTTATCTGTTTTGAAAATCTGGCTTTGAGAGATTTAAAGGAATCGCTATCCAGTGTCTGGGCGGTGGCCAGCACGCCAATGATGCCGTTATTGCTTTTCAATGACGCTGGCTTTATGCCGGGTTCGACACCGACAATGGGAATTAAAAACTTGGATCGGAGACGCTGTATTGAGGTCACCGTTGCTGTGTTGCAGGCCACCACAATTGCCTTGCATCCCCTATTGATTAAGAATTCTGCAATGTATTCCGACCGCTTGTTAATCAGCGGCCCTGGTTTATTCCCATATGGGGAAAAATGAATATCCGCAAAGTATGTGATATGCTCGCCGGGAAGAATCTCCTTGATGGCGTGACAAATCGACAGGCCGCCGACACCTGAATCAAATACGCCTATGGGGTTTGATTTTATCATGGGGCTTCCATCCTCAGCCGGTCCTGCCCTGGATCTTATTGTACCGGGCCTATCTGTCCTTTTGTTTATTCTTGTTCTTGAACCTGTTTTTCAAACAGCTCCGGATAGAGTTCCCGGGCACAGTCCGGACAGATACTGTGGGTGAATTTTGCGTCCGAATGTTTGGTGATATACAGGTCGACTTGATGCCAATACCCCTCGTCGTCCCTGATTTGTTTGCATTTTGAACAGATTGGCAATATCCCCCTGAGCTGGGTTATTTCGGTGAGTGCGGCTTCAAGTTCTTCGTTTCTCCGGGACAGCATGGTTTGGATAAGGGCAAGCTCATGCCATCTTCTGATGGCGAAAATCAAAAATGCAAAGCCGAGAAAAATGGATACGGTCAGAATTTCGTCAGCTTCCCAGTTTTCATATCGCATGGAAAATGCGATTATTCGCTCCATGATATCATATTGGGATGCAATTATGTATACAAGAACAACGGCGGCAATAATGATCAGCAGTTCGGTTTTTTTCTTTTGCTGCAGCCTGGTTAACTCCCTGTTGAATTCTTTATTCGTCATGTCCACACTCGTTATCGGTACCAATTTGATAAAATGCGTCTGTTTTTTATATTCAGATCCATCTAAATTGTTTAGGCGCAAAAGCGGTAAAGAAAGGTTTTATAGGAGATAACCATTCCCGGTGACAAAAGGCAAGGAAATAAACTTCGCTGTCCTTTATTTTCGTTGTGGACCCATAGGGCTTAGGCGGCTTTACCGTGCGACCGTTTTCTCATGAAGCAGTGCCAGTTCCGTGCGGGTGTTTTCCGGTTTGAGTCGAATACGGCCGTGGTCAGGGTGAGGATTTCAAACCAGGGCTCCACGGCCCGGACAATGTCCAGGGCCGAGCGCATGGGCGGGCCCTGATTCCTGGGCGGGGCGTCTGCGCTGCCCAGGAAACTGAGCCAGAGGCCTTGGGCCGCCATGTGGCGGTGGACGTTTTGGGCAAAGGCGGCCCGGTCATCGGGATCATCAAAGGAATGAAAACAGCCCCTGTCAAAGACAAAAGAGAAGTCTGTTGTATCGAGGTGTTCCCTTAAAAAGTCCATTTCCATGAAACAGGCCGCTATATTTTCGGCCCGGGCATTGGCCCGGGCCTTTTCAAGGGCAAAAGGAGAGAAATCAATGCCGGTGACCTCAAAGCCCTGGCCGGCCAGCCACAGGGCGTTAACACCGGTGCCGCAGCCCAGTTCCAGGGTTTTGCAGGGTTCTATGGGATACCCGGCCACCCAGCCCATAAGGTCATTGTCCGGCCGGTCCAACTCCCAGGGGGGTGCTCCGGTTTCGTATAGATGGTTGAACCGTTCCCGTTTTGAATCCTCTCTCTTTTCTGCCATGGCGGCCTCTATAGGTCTTTCTTTTTATCAGGGAAAAGCGCCATGATGGCCGTTTCCGATGCCTCGCAGATCCCCCGTTCGGTGATGAAGCCGGTGACCAGGCGGGCCGGGGTCACATCAAAGGCGTGGTTGGCGGCCGGGCTGTCTGCAGGAGGCACCAGCACACTCTGGATTTTTCCCTCGCACAGCCCCTGGACATACCGGATTTCGTCCGGGTCCCGCTCTTCAATGGGGATGTCTTTGACCCCGTCGGTGATCTCCCAGTCAAAGGTGGAGGAGGGCAGGGCCACGTAAAAGGGGATATCATTGTCCTTTGCGGCCAGGGCCTTGAGGTAGGTGCCGATCTTGTTGGCCACGTCCCCGGCCCGGGTGGTCCGGTCCGTGCCCACGATGACCAGGTCCACCATGCCGTGCTGCATGAGGTGGCCCCCGGCATTGTCCGTGATCACGGTGTGGCTGATGCCGTGTTTGCCCAGTTCCCATGCGGTCAGCCGCGATCCCTGGTTCAGGGGGCGGGTCTCGTCCACCCATACATGGATGTTTATGCCGGCGTCAAAGGATGTGTACATGGGGGCGGTGGCCGTTCCGTATTCGATGCAGGCCAGCCACCCGGCGTTGCAGTGGGTGAGGATGTTCACGGGCTCCCCGTTTTTCTTTTCTGCGATCTCCCGGATGATGGCCAGGCCGTATTCGCCGATTTTCCGGCAGTTGACCGCCTCTTCCTCCACCACTTCAAGGGCTTCGGCCAGGGCCGTTTTTACCCGGGCCTCGTAATCCTTTTCCCCTATGGCCTTTTCCATGACCCGGTCCACCCCCCAGACCAGGTTGGTGGCCGTGGGCCGGGCCGCCTTGAGGCGGTCGCACTGGGTCTGGAACCAGGCATCATCTGCGCCCTTATTGCCTTCCTGTACCAGGATGACGTAAACCCCCAGGGCGCCGGTGGCGCCGATGAGGGGGGCCCCCCTGACGTACATCTCTTTTATGGCGTGGATGACGGCATCCACCGTTTTCAGGTCTTCGATGATCAGTTCATGGGGGAGAAACCGCTGGTCAATGACCTGTACGGTTTGGGTTTCCCGGTCGAACCAGATGGGTCGCATATCCTTTCCGTCCACCTTCATGTAAATCTCTCCGTAAATGCTTTATATTCGTTTAAAATGTTTTTATAAAATTATCCGCTTCGGTAATTGATTTGTTCATATCTGAAATCAGGCTTGTCACCTCTTTTTCAATGGAGACCACTTCCCCGCCCAGGGCGCCCACGGCCCGGGCGTTGAGGTTGTGCTTGAGGTAGAGCACATAATCGTTGAGCTTGGTCAGCACCGGGTACATGCCCTTGGTGGACTGGTTCATGGCTGCCGCCAGCCGCTGGTACTTGGATCTGGCATCGGCCAGGGAGGCCCGGCTGGAGGATTTGAGTTTTCTGTCCTTCATCTGGTTGATCTCGTTTTGCCACTCTGTAAATAGGTCCGAGGCCACGGTTTCCACCTTGTCAATTCGTTTTTCAATCTGGTCCGCCCTGGATTCGCAGTCCTCGTAACTGGATTTCAGCCGTTTGTAAAAGGATTCCAGGTCCCCGCCGTCAAAATTGGTGATCTCCTTGATCCGGGTGAGGGCGTCCTTGAACTCTTCCTGGGCCTTGGTCTGGCTGTCCTGGACATCTTCCACATTGTCCTTGAGCAGGTGGCGTTTTTCCTTTCCCAGTTTTTCCATGGCGGAGTAGTACACCGTCTGGCAGCCGCTGAGGGCCAGGAAGGCGAGAACGATCAGAATGCTTGTCAATTTTGTGCGTCCGGGTTTCATAGCATCTCTCTCCTAAAATATCTTTGGTTATTACAGATCGGTTAGCATTCTTATACCAGATGGTTTGGATTTTATTAACGCTTTTCTTTTTCCGGGAACCGGACCGGATTTGGGTTGACTTTGGCGGCTGGAAACGCCAGAAAAAAACAATACACTTAAAAAGGAATGGATGAGATGCAAAAAGATATACTGCCCCGGGACAGGGATCCCATGGGGGCCATGCTCGGTGATTATCTGGCCGGAGACACAACGGCCTTTTTGACGGTGGAATCCCCGCTGCTGGAGATGTCCGAAATGGATGGGGCCACCATGTTTCGGGACCGGGATGAAATGAGTGAACTGGAATTGAGGGCCATGGATCTCTGCCGGGGTAAGATCCTGGATGTGGGGGCGGGCAGCGGCTGCCACAGCCTGGAACTCCAGGCGGCCGGCCGTGATGTCACCGCCCTGGATATTTCTCCCGGCTGCATGGCCGCCATGGCCGCCCGGGGGGTGGAACAGCGGGTGCTGGACAGTCTGTTCAACCTGACCAAGGGGCATTTCGACACCCTGCTCATGCTCATGAACGGCATCGGCATCTGCGGGACCATTGCCGGACTCAATTATTTTTTCCAGCATATCCGCAGCATCCTGACCCCGGGGGGGCAGGTGCTGGCCGATTCCACGGATCTGGCGGCCATGCATACCCGCCTGCCCCTGATGCCCGGTGAAGAGGAAGCCTATTATGGGGAGACGGAGTTTGTGATGTCATACAAGGGCATGGCGTCCGAGCCCTTTGACTGGCTTTATATCGACTATGCCACCCTGGCCTTTTATGCCCGGTTCCACGGCTGGAAATGCGAGCAGGTCATGACGGGCGGGGATGGAAAATTCCTGGCACGGATTTATTAATTGAAGGGCAGGCGGGGATGGGTGTATACTTATAATGACGCTTACCTGACATGCAAAGGAGATTATTATGAGTATTTCCCCTTTGAGCACCAAAGAAAAGTTTGAAATCCAGAAATACAGCAAGGCCGCCAATGTTGAACGGAACACCCATGTCCCCTTTTCGGGATCACCGCGAAAGCACCCATGGGACCCGGAACGCTTTATTCTTGTGGCGGATCCATTCACCCCCAACACCTTTTATTATGAATTTAAAATTGCGGACATTGGCTGTGCCGAAGAGCTGCCCAGCATCACCAATATTGACGGCGAATCGGTGCCCATGGCCCGGATCTGGGTGGCCAAAAAACGCGTGGGCATCCGCTGCACTCCCTTTGTCATTGATGAAATCAAAGGCTGAAAAGGGTATCTATGGGTTTTTTGCCCTCTTTGCCAACTCATCCAGCTTGACCTTTTCTTTCAATGCTTTTTTTCTGGCATCGGCTATCTGCCCGTTGATCTTTTCAACCAGTTTTTTCGCCATCTTTGACTCCAGTCCGCCCTCCCGCTCACTGATGGACGCCAAACGCTCCTTTGCCATGTCGATGGTCTTTTCCACCTGCTTTTCTGCCGCCGAAACCCTGGTGATGGCATGTTCGAGTTCATCATGGATGGCGGCCAGTTCCCCTGCCTCACCTTCTTCCGGGGCCGCATCAAGATCAATGGGGATCGCCGCCATTGTCATGGCGGTGTTCCGAAGTCCCTGGATCAGGGGTTCCGGTTCAAATTTTCCAAGAATGGCCGGCGCCCCGTTTTTAAGGATAAAGGGGAGGAAGACGATGTCAGCATCCTTTGATTTATCAAGAATGGTCCCCGGATTCAGCCCGAGGACCACCGAGGGGGAGGCGTCAATGCGGTAATCATCCAAAATCTCCGCCAGCTCTCTTTTGACATCTTTGTTTTCCCGGTCATAATTGACCGCCAGAAGATTGATTTCGGCGGAGGCGGCCCGTTTGTCACGGGTCACAAGATATGCCAGCAGCAGCATCAGCCGGCTGCTGTCGTCGCCGTTCCACCAGACATCGATCCGACGGATGGTGTCTTCCGGGGGGCTGCCTGATCCGGCCGTCTGGTTCATATTGGGCAATAGGATGTTGCATCGGGCCTGTACGGCCGACTTTAAATATTTATTCAGGCGCTGTTTTTCCTTTTCCCCTGCGTATGCGCCTTGGAAATCCTTCCAGTTGAAAATAGCGGTATTCGCCTTTATCGGACCGAGGCCATAGGTTTGGAAAAGCGTCGTTACCGCCGTATCAATCCCCATTGCAGAGACGGCCAGGGGGAAGGCGCTGGATTTTTCCGCCTTTATCGCCTCTTTTAATTGATCAAGGGCGGCCTGACGCTGTTTCATGGCCAATAGCCCCTTCCCCCGGACCAGCTTCACAGCGGTTGAAATACCGCTGCCGCCTTCAAGCAAATCAGAGAACCGGAGGAGTTCCGGCAGATGCAGAGGGTTGTAGGAAAGGATTATAATATAAGGCCGCCACTCTCTTGGGTGCGCCATGTCTCCCCATGCATTCAATAGGTTATACCTGACCCGCTGCAGGTGGTAGGACCGCTGGCTGTCGGCCCATCGGGCAGGGCCCTCCACCCGGCTCAGGTATTGATAGATGGCAAAAAGCACGGCAGTTGAGGCGATTCCGGTTCTGATATCAATGGCCAGCATTACCCCGAGGCAGGCCAGAAAACCGGCCATGCTGACGTAGCGGTGGTACCATTTGAAACGCGGCCTGAATGAAGGGCTCTGGGTAGAGGCTTCAAAATATGTGGCGTAATTCAGCAGCCCGTATGAAATTAGAAAGAACATGGAAACAATTCCGGCGATCAGGTCAAGCTGCCCGAGGGAAATGACGCCTGCAGCAAGGGCGAGGGATAAAAGGACCCCCTTTCTGGGGTTGTTTGCCGGACCGTATCCCTTTGCAAAGGGAGTCAGGCTTTTAAAAATTTTGTCCGCTGAAAGGGATTGCAGAATTCTGGGGGCCCCCAGAAATGAGGCCATGGCAGAGGAAAGGGTGGCGGCGATAACACCCGCATCGATCAAGAACCCTGCGGCGGCTGTCTTCTTCATGGCATCATAGTCGGTTACAAGGCTGTCCATTGTATTTGAAGCCGAAAAGATAATGGCGGCAGAGAAATAGACTGCAATGGAAAGACCGACCGCCGCAAACGTCCCGGACGGAAGGCTTTTTCCCGGATCTTCCAGGTCCCCGGACATGCTGACACCTTGGGTAAATCCCGTGACTGCCGGGAAAAAAATGGCAAAAAGCGGCCAAAATCCCATTTTCGGTTCTGATACGGACCAATTTTCAATGAGCAGGCCCGTATCCCAGTTCTGAATGCCCCCCGCATAAAAAGAGGCCAGAGCAAGTACCAGGAAACCCATGACCACATATTGAAATTTGGTTGCCAGATCCGCGCCGAACCATGCAAGAACAAATAGGAACAATACCGCGGCAAATCCAATCGCCTGGGAGGAGATTTGGGTACCCGAGGCCTGGAGAAGCCCCTCGACGGCCTCCCCGAATCCAATGCAATAAAATCCGATGGATACGGATTGTGCCAGGAAAAGCACAAGACCGATGGCACCGCCGAACTCTTTTCCCAATGTCCGGGAAATCAGGTAATAATCCCCCCCTCCCTTTACCTTCATATTTGTTGCAATGGCAGCCAGGGAAAAGCTGGTAAGGATCGATATAAGGTTTGCCACGGCCATGATCATCAGCGCAGGCCCCAGGCCCGAACTGCCCACCACATACCCGTGCCGCCGAAAGAGAATAATGCCCAGAATTGTCAGGATGCTGGGGGTGAACACACCCGAAAACGTGCCGAGTTTTTCAGTGGTTTCATTTTCCATAAAGACTCCACTTACAGCGGGCGTTTGCCCGCGGGGCGCATTGGTTTTTACACTCACAGAACAATGGAATCACCCTACCATTGACCGGTGCTGAAATCAACTGGGCGGAGGGCCCCATGGGAACCGCTGTGTTGATGATCCGCCACCGGGGGAAATGGATCTCCCCAACGTTAAAGATATTCATGGAAGAAACCAGGGCATTTTTTGCTAACCGCCGGTAAAAATATATGGCCTCGTCTTCTTCCATAGAGCCGAGAAAAAATCACCGGCAGACTTGCTTTACAATATGCTTTGGGTAAAACCCGGCGGCGGCACGGGCGGGTGCTTCCGTTAAAGCATTCCCGCTCGTCCTGAGCGGGAATGCAGCGAATCGCCTGCCGTCTTTGCCGTCCTGGCAGCCAACAGGCTTCACGCCACTCCAGCACCCGCCCGCACCGCCGCCTGACCACCCAGGCAGATTCGGATATTTTCAATTTTACATATTCTTACCCCTTGCAATTCTTTATGGGGTAAGGATACTCTCCAATAATCTTGATTTTAATAAACATCAAAAGTTTAAGTAATGAGCTATTTATCGAGAATATTAAAACGTCAACAACGGGTTATCGATATGCTAAAGATTGAACCCATTGAATGCTTCACAGGGTTTGGTCTTTCCCAAATTCTCGTCTTTGACGGGGCCGCTTATCATTTCCCCCCGGGCTGTGATGAACCATTAACGGTGCAAGAAGCTATTGATTCTGGGGTATACAAAGATATAAAAAAATTTGACGGTTATCACACAGCTGATGTGGAATTCTCCACTTATTATTGGGGAAAAAGGAATAAGGATAAATACGATAAGAAAACGAAAAGACAATTAGTTGAGCTTGGAATAGCCTGGCGTACACGAATTACGAACGAATTCCCAGAGGCTAAAGTTACTATTGTGGTACATTATGATGAAACAGACGGGTGGTTTTTAGACACCTTTAATTGGGATATTCAAAAAGAGTGGAATCCTAAAAATGCTGTCTGGTTATAAGCAAAAGAATGAAAAGTAAGCGGCCATTTAATACTTTAAAAGATTTGACCTGTTGGTATGCTAATAAGTGATGAATAACTTTAAGGAAATAGAAGGTGGAGTTTTAAAAGAAGTATCAACGACAAAAGCAACCTATGTTGGGATTGATAGTAAAAAAGGACCTATGGAAATAAATGGATTTTCCTTTGAATTTGATATTGGAATTTTTGTAATCGAAAATCCTTTTACGATTGTAAATCCCCAAAAAGAAAAAGCTGAAATTAGTAATTTAATTGGCCTTAAAGTAGTTTCAGCATATTGCACAAAGTCGGTGATAGGTCTGAATTTTGAAAAAGGGTATTCGCTCTCCGTTTCTATGAAAGATGAAGATTATACAGGCCCAGAAGCAGCAAGTTTTGCCCCCCATAAAGGGAACATAATTGTTTTCAACTGAGCAGCAGACAGAGTGCTTAGTCGTCAAGAGTACATTTATTACATTAGAACCTTTTCTATTCCAAGAACATGGAAAGGCAGGAGTATAATTCAGTTCATCCTTGTTCTCACCTCGGTATTTGTCATGGAAAAGTACAGTGGATTTTGAACCACGGTGGTCAGGCCTTGGGCGGGAAGGGGCCGTAAGCGGCGTTGAGGGCCGGACTGCCATGGACGGCAAAAAGGCCGGACCGAACGCTTTGTAGCGGTCAGGAGGCCCTGGAAATCAAATTGTGTAACTGCTCATAGTTCTATAAGTTACCAAGAACTTACAATGAAGGATGAGCACACACATGGACAAAAAGAAACTTGAAGCTCTGGCAAAGGAACTTGCCAAAGATGTTAAATCAGAAAAAGATCTCTCAGCACTCACCAGTGAAATCGTCAAGCTGACAGTCGAGACGGCTTTAAATGCCGAGATAGAGGATCATCTGGGCTACCCCAAAAATAGCCCAGATGGCCGTAACTCTGGCAACAGTCGTAACGGCCATACCTCGAAAACGCTCAAGGGCGATTTCGGCCATATAGAGATAAAAACACCCAGGGATAGAAACGGTACCTTCGAACCCCAGTTTGTTAAAAAAGGCCAAACCCGGCTGACCCAGTTCGATGATCAGATCCTGGCGTTATATGCCAAAGGAATGACCACCCGAGACATTGTTGCCACCTTCGATGAAATGTATGGGGCCAAAGTCTCTCACACTCTGATTTCCAAAGTGACCGACTCTGTTATTGACCAAGTCCATGCCTGGCAGAACAGGCCACTGGATGATATCTATCCAATCATTTATCTGGATTGCATTGTTATCAAGGTCCGTCAGGACAACCAGGTCGTCAACAAATCCGTATACATTGCATTAGGTATAAACTCTGAAGGTTATAAAGAACTCATGGGGCTGTGGATCGCAGAGACCGAAGGGGCCAAGTTTTGGCTATCTGTTCTCACTGAACTACAAAACAGAGGGTTGAAGGACATATTCATTGCCTGTGTGGATGGACTCAAGGGATTCCCTGATGCTATCAAGACGGTTTATCCGGAAGCAAAAATCCAGCTTTGCATTGTTCATATGGTCAGAAACTCCCTGAAATATGTTACTCACAAAGACAAGAAGTCAGTGGCGACAGCCCTTAAAGCCATCTATAATTCAGCCACATTGGCAGATGCGGAAAAGGCTCTGGATGATTTTTCTGAACGATGGGATTCGAAATATCCGCCCATTAGTAAATCCTGGCGCAGCCATTGGGACAATTTGATCACTATTTTTGATTATCCTCAGGAGATCAGGCGGATTATCTATACAACAAATGCCATTGAATCCTTGAATAGCGTTATCAGAAAGGCGATAAAAAACCGCAAAATTTTTCCAAGTGATAAATCGGCTTGTAAAATTATCTATTTAGCAATAATCTCTGCTTCAAAGAAATGGAGTATGCCGCTTCAAAAATGGAAGCCAGCGATGAATCGGTTTGCTATCGAATTTGAGGGCAGATTTCATGTATAGGAAAATTTGCAGTTACACAGAATGGCTTCCAGGCTCGGTCAGGACGACCGCGGAAATTTAGCGGCGGCCCCTTCCCGTTCAAGGCCGGGTGTGTGTCTAACTGCCAATCAGGCTGCGGATGAAGGGGGCGGTGGCGTCCACCCCTTTTTCCTCCACCTCCCGGATGGTCTGGGATCCCACCACGGCGATGTCGGCCTTGCCTTTGAGGAAATCGATATCCGCCTTTTCCTTTACACCGAAGCCTACGGCCAGGGGCAGGTCGGTGGCTTTCCGGCATCGGCCGAGATAGGCGGCCATGTCCTGGGAGAATTGCGTCTCCTTTCCCGTCACCCCTTTTCTGGCCAGGCAGTAGATGAATCCTTTGGCATGGCTGTCGATCATTTTCATGCGCGGGTCCGTGGTTTCCGGGGAGTAGATGAAAATGGGAGACAGATTGTTTTTTTCCATGGCGGAGAGGTAGTCGCCGGCCTCTTCCGGGGGCAGGTCCGGGACAATGGCACCCTGCATGCCCATGGCCGCCATCTCTTGGGCAAACGCGTCCATCCCGTATTTGTAGGGGATGTTGGCATAGCTCATGAACAAAAAGGGGATGTTGAAATCCGCCGCCGCCTTCCGGGCGAAGTCCATGCATTTTTTCACGGTGGACCCCCTTTCAATGGCCTGCTGGTTGGCCTTGAGGATGACCGGTCCGTCGGCCATGGGCTCGGAAAAGGGGATCTGGAGTTCCATGAGGTCCACCCCGGCTTCCACCATCTGGGCCACGATCTCATAGGAGGCCTCAAAGGAGGGATAGCCCATGACGATATGGGTCATTAAAAGGATCTCTTTTTTCTGCAGCCGGTCGCGGATATAGGATTCAAGGGGGCCGTCCCCCGGTATGCTAGTCATTGTACTCTCCTGCTTTAGATCGGATAAAGTCTTTCCATTTGGGGTCGCCGATGGCGTCGGCCACGGTGAAGATATCCTTGTCCCCCCGGCCGGACTGGTTGATGATAATGATTTCGTCTTTGGACATTTCCGGGGCCTCCTTGAATGCCCGGGCAAAGGCGTGGGAGGATTCCAGGGCCGGGATGATCCCTTCCTTTTGCATGGTCAGTTTCAGGGCCGCCACCACCTCGTCGTCGGTGGCATATTCGAACCGGGCCTTTTTCTCGTCGTGCATCCGGGCCAGTATGGGGGAAACCCCCACGTAATCCAGGCCGGCGGAGATGGAGTGGGTCTCCTTCATCTGGCCGTCGTCATCCTGGAGGAAATAGGTTTTGTACCCCTGGGCAATGCCCGGACTGGCATCCTGGGAGCAGAGGCGGGAGGCGTGCAGCCCGGACGCAATGCCCTTGCCCCCGGCTTCCACCCCCACCAGCTCCACGGGATCCTCCAGGAATCCGGAAAAGATCCCCATGGCATTGGAGCCCCCGCCCACACAGGCATATACCCGGGAGGGGAGTTTCCCTTCGACATCAAGGATCTGTTTTCTGGCCTCCTTTCCGATGATGGACTGAAAAT encodes:
- a CDS encoding class I SAM-dependent methyltransferase, which produces MQKDILPRDRDPMGAMLGDYLAGDTTAFLTVESPLLEMSEMDGATMFRDRDEMSELELRAMDLCRGKILDVGAGSGCHSLELQAAGRDVTALDISPGCMAAMAARGVEQRVLDSLFNLTKGHFDTLLMLMNGIGICGTIAGLNYFFQHIRSILTPGGQVLADSTDLAAMHTRLPLMPGEEEAYYGETEFVMSYKGMASEPFDWLYIDYATLAFYARFHGWKCEQVMTGGDGKFLARIY
- a CDS encoding DUF2959 domain-containing protein; translation: MKPGRTKLTSILIVLAFLALSGCQTVYYSAMEKLGKEKRHLLKDNVEDVQDSQTKAQEEFKDALTRIKEITNFDGGDLESFYKRLKSSYEDCESRADQIEKRIDKVETVASDLFTEWQNEINQMKDRKLKSSSRASLADARSKYQRLAAAMNQSTKGMYPVLTKLNDYVLYLKHNLNARAVGALGGEVVSIEKEVTSLISDMNKSITEADNFIKTF
- the mtnA gene encoding S-methyl-5-thioribose-1-phosphate isomerase, coding for MKVDGKDMRPIWFDRETQTVQVIDQRFLPHELIIEDLKTVDAVIHAIKEMYVRGAPLIGATGALGVYVILVQEGNKGADDAWFQTQCDRLKAARPTATNLVWGVDRVMEKAIGEKDYEARVKTALAEALEVVEEEAVNCRKIGEYGLAIIREIAEKKNGEPVNILTHCNAGWLACIEYGTATAPMYTSFDAGINIHVWVDETRPLNQGSRLTAWELGKHGISHTVITDNAGGHLMQHGMVDLVIVGTDRTTRAGDVANKIGTYLKALAAKDNDIPFYVALPSSTFDWEITDGVKDIPIEERDPDEIRYVQGLCEGKIQSVLVPPADSPAANHAFDVTPARLVTGFITERGICEASETAIMALFPDKKKDL
- a CDS encoding cobalamin B12-binding domain-containing protein — translated: MKTDPPHILCVNPWIHDFAAFDFWAKPLGLLSMAAILRQNGVRVSYLDCMNRFHPKRTRPAKVQRDGRGPFDKTPIDLPGPMAAHLPGETKTFSRYGTPKEWIEADLETLAAGDRPDLVMVTSLMTYWASGVAETIAAVKEFLPGVPVVLGGIYASLCRDHAEEFSGADRVITGPGEPELAQLILEFTGFAMDRIPDPGDLDHWPFPALDLQDHLAYAPILTSRGCPFSCEYCASSFLEPKLRRRSPAHVFKEIRHWHDNFGVTNFPFYDDALLVNPKRYAFPLLKKIIDSDLDINFHTPNAIHIREVTPRSADLMFRAGFKAIRLGLETTDFSKNRHHDAKVRKDEFYGAVDSLKRAGFNREQLGAYLLCGLPGQDLDDVEASITLVKSLGILPVLAYYTPIPHTPMWPDAVSRARLDITAHPGLTNNSLFPCVCSQAELDRISQLKKMQK
- the murI gene encoding glutamate racemase, with product MIKSNPIGVFDSGVGGLSICHAIKEILPGEHITYFADIHFSPYGNKPGPLINKRSEYIAEFLINRGCKAIVVACNTATVTSIQRLRSKFLIPIVGVEPGIKPASLKSNNGIIGVLATAQTLDSDSFKSLKARFSKQIKIEVQACPEFVDLVEHLNHNSEKAERIATKYIHPLLVKGCDQIVLGCTHFSFLKQAIEKVSSGRADIIDTAVPVAKELKRRLYESNRHNESEAHGMMEFWTSGLSSQIEHRINRLWGTDSIVYEAPQPGKAPENLGDSSAR
- a CDS encoding Lrp/AsnC family transcriptional regulator; the protein is MTDLTDLEKKIIALLQTDIPVTKRPFLEMAEQIGITEDEFLKVLKDLNEKKMIRRFGATLKHQKSGYKANAMVAWKIPEDRVEEVGPIMASFREVTHCYRRNPATDWDNNLYTMVHGATEEECYAIVEKISNAIKEDTYSLLFSREELKKTSMKYFED
- a CDS encoding class I SAM-dependent methyltransferase, with the translated sequence MAEKREDSKRERFNHLYETGAPPWELDRPDNDLMGWVAGYPIEPCKTLELGCGTGVNALWLAGQGFEVTGIDFSPFALEKARANARAENIAACFMEMDFLREHLDTTDFSFVFDRGCFHSFDDPDDRAAFAQNVHRHMAAQGLWLSFLGSADAPPRNQGPPMRSALDIVRAVEPWFEILTLTTAVFDSNRKTPARNWHCFMRKRSHGKAA